Proteins encoded together in one Deinococcus sp. Marseille-Q6407 window:
- a CDS encoding IS630 family transposase (programmed frameshift), which produces MEWQPNQYSRAQLEERRLAATEWLQQGSHTHREIAAHFGVSVLTVTSWSARLRKKGSLQATVSSGRPARLTESQHDQLRTLLREGALQHGFPDETWTTKRVAELIGRHFEVWYHHDHVRKILRKLGFSPQMPDGRAAERNELRIASWREQVLPELEKKVAGGATIIYLDEVGFSLKGVRRRTWSPRGVTPLVTLRANWEKLSTIGAITSDGRFFQHTTSGAIRSGEVIRFFGHILRQVQGNIVVVLDNARIHHAKVTQAFVGSHERLSLIFLPPYAPELNPIELVWAYVKRNVLGNFCAHSIRALKKRLVTAWQRVRYIHLPRQLMDANLRRYQ; this is translated from the exons GTGGAATGGCAACCGAACCAATATTCTCGTGCCCAACTTGAGGAGCGGCGTCTGGCTGCTACCGAGTGGCTGCAGCAAGGCAGCCACACACACCGCGAAATTGCTGCTCACTTCGGCGTCTCCGTGCTCACGGTGACTTCTTGGAGTGCTCGGCTCAGAAAGAAGGGAAGCTTGCAAGCGACGGTCAGCTCTGGTCGTCCTGCTCGGCTGACTGAGTCTCAGCACGACCAGCTTCGCACCCTCCTGCGGGAGGGTGCTCTGCAGCATGGGTTTCCTGACGAAACTTGGACGACAAAACGCGTGGCAGAGCTGATCGGGCGGCACTTCGAGGTGTGGTACCACCATGATCACGTCCGTAAAATCCTACGAAAGTTGGGGTTCAGCCCACAGATGCCAGATGGGCGGGCTGCTGAGCGGAACGAACTTCGGATTGCATCCTGGCGGGAACAGGTGCTCCCGGAGTTGGAA AAAAAGGTCGCTGGGGGAGCCACAATCATCTATCTGGATGAGGTCGGATTCTCGTTGAAAGGCGTGCGAAGGCGAACGTGGTCACCCAGGGGCGTCACGCCCCTGGTCACGCTCAGAGCGAACTGGGAGAAGCTTTCGACGATTGGGGCGATCACTTCAGATGGACGATTCTTCCAGCACACAACATCCGGAGCGATCCGCAGTGGAGAAGTCATCCGATTCTTTGGGCACATCCTGCGCCAAGTTCAGGGGAACATCGTCGTGGTGCTGGACAATGCGAGAATTCATCACGCGAAAGTGACCCAGGCGTTCGTGGGTTCCCACGAACGCCTCTCTCTGATCTTTCTGCCTCCGTATGCTCCAGAGTTGAACCCGATCGAGTTGGTGTGGGCCTACGTCAAGCGCAATGTGTTGGGGAACTTTTGTGCCCACTCCATCAGAGCGCTGAAAAAGAGGCTTGTCACCGCCTGGCAGCGGGTCCGCTATATTCACCTGCCCCGTCAGCTTATGGACGCCAACTTACGCCGCTATCAATAG
- a CDS encoding UDP-N-acetylmuramoyl-L-alanyl-D-glutamate--2,6-diaminopimelate ligase, producing the protein MKLAALAAALNLPASSQSPEVLSLEVTDVTHNAAWAQPGSLFVAVRGARADGHSFIQQAEERGAVAVVGEGLPAGVGTRLPYLQVPDARAALADLAAELHGHPSRELKVVGVTGTDGKTTTSWLTRHLLRAAGLRTGLLSTAGYELSDGRLRQFPAHFTTPEAPQLQGILQEMVQEGAQAAVLEASSHALALHRVRGVAWDAAIWTHLTREHLDFHGSVEQYFADKRRLIEASPFAVLNADDPWTERLRGIAPAEVTYSAEGRPADWQASGVQESGQGLQFQVHSPLGDFSATLPMIGVFNVANALGAMAAAAQLGATAEQLQAGLASFGGVPGRMQLVRDPDLPSEQQPRVIVDFAHTPPSLDKALHTLRSTTEGQLWVVLGSAGGNRDPLKRAPLGEVAARCADQAIFTEEDHRHTPLQDILDEMERGAHEGGFSNYRSIGNRQEAIRFAVGQAQPGDTVLLAGKGPEDTLERDTETIPWNETEEAEAALALRPR; encoded by the coding sequence ATGAAGCTCGCTGCACTGGCTGCCGCCCTGAACCTTCCCGCGTCCTCCCAGAGTCCAGAAGTCCTAAGCCTTGAGGTGACGGACGTGACCCACAATGCCGCCTGGGCACAGCCGGGCAGCCTGTTCGTGGCGGTGCGGGGAGCGCGGGCCGACGGTCACAGCTTTATCCAGCAGGCAGAAGAACGCGGCGCCGTGGCGGTGGTCGGTGAAGGCCTGCCCGCAGGAGTCGGCACCCGGCTGCCCTACCTGCAGGTGCCCGACGCCCGCGCCGCGCTGGCCGACCTGGCCGCCGAGCTGCACGGACACCCCAGCCGTGAGCTGAAGGTGGTCGGCGTGACCGGCACCGACGGCAAGACCACCACCTCCTGGCTGACCCGGCATCTGCTGCGGGCGGCCGGCCTGCGCACCGGCCTGCTCAGCACCGCCGGCTACGAATTGTCCGACGGTCGGCTGCGGCAGTTCCCGGCCCACTTCACCACCCCCGAAGCGCCGCAGCTGCAAGGCATCCTGCAGGAGATGGTGCAGGAGGGCGCGCAGGCCGCCGTGCTGGAAGCCAGCAGTCATGCGCTGGCGCTGCACCGGGTGCGCGGCGTGGCCTGGGACGCCGCCATCTGGACCCACCTGACCCGCGAGCATCTGGATTTCCACGGCAGCGTGGAGCAGTATTTCGCTGACAAGCGCCGCCTGATTGAGGCGTCACCTTTCGCGGTCCTGAACGCCGACGATCCCTGGACCGAACGCCTGCGCGGCATTGCCCCTGCCGAGGTCACCTATTCCGCCGAAGGCCGCCCGGCCGACTGGCAGGCCAGCGGGGTGCAGGAAAGCGGGCAGGGCCTGCAGTTCCAGGTTCACTCGCCGCTGGGCGATTTCAGCGCGACCCTGCCGATGATTGGTGTGTTCAACGTCGCCAACGCGCTGGGCGCCATGGCTGCCGCCGCGCAGCTGGGCGCCACTGCCGAGCAGCTGCAAGCCGGACTGGCTTCCTTCGGGGGCGTGCCGGGCCGCATGCAGCTGGTGCGTGATCCTGACCTGCCCAGCGAACAGCAGCCCCGCGTCATCGTGGACTTTGCCCATACGCCGCCCAGCCTGGACAAGGCCCTGCACACCCTGCGCAGCACCACCGAAGGACAGCTGTGGGTGGTGCTGGGCTCGGCCGGCGGCAACCGTGATCCCCTCAAGCGGGCGCCGCTGGGCGAGGTGGCGGCCCGCTGCGCCGACCAGGCCATCTTTACCGAAGAAGACCACCGCCACACGCCCCTGCAGGACATTCTGGACGAGATGGAGCGCGGCGCCCACGAGGGCGGATTCAGCAACTACCGGTCCATCGGCAACCGGCAGGAAGCCATTCGCTTTGCCGTGGGGCAGGCCCAGCCCGGCGACACCGTACTGCTGGCCGGCAAAGGCCCCGAAGACACCCTGGAACGCGACACCGAAACGATTCCCTGGAACGAAACCGAGGAAGCTGAAGCAGCCCTGGCGCTGCGCCCCCGCTGA
- a CDS encoding redoxin domain-containing protein — protein MSVSAQALLNQPAPDFTLNAVQPGGAWQPVTLSSYAAAGRAAVLVFYPLDFSPACTAQVPDYSRRAAEFDAAGADVLCISRDSVYTHRAWSRELRLQVPLLADLTLAVAAQYGVAAPEQGCARRAVFVVGRDGRVHWLHLEEDPAAVTLSAAEVLQHVPGPAGR, from the coding sequence GTGAGTGTTTCTGCCCAGGCCCTGCTGAATCAGCCCGCCCCCGACTTCACCCTGAATGCGGTGCAGCCGGGTGGGGCGTGGCAACCGGTGACCCTCAGCAGCTACGCCGCAGCCGGGCGGGCGGCCGTGCTGGTGTTTTACCCGCTGGATTTCAGCCCGGCCTGCACCGCACAGGTCCCCGACTACAGCCGCCGGGCCGCGGAGTTCGATGCTGCCGGCGCCGACGTGCTGTGCATCAGCCGTGATTCGGTCTATACCCACCGGGCCTGGTCACGCGAACTGCGGCTGCAGGTGCCGCTGCTGGCCGATCTGACCCTGGCGGTGGCCGCACAGTATGGCGTGGCCGCGCCGGAACAGGGCTGCGCCCGGCGCGCGGTCTTCGTGGTGGGGCGGGACGGCCGGGTCCACTGGCTCCATCTGGAAGAGGACCCGGCCGCCGTGACCCTCAGCGCCGCCGAAGTCCTGCAGCACGTGCCCGGTCCGGCCGGTCGGTAA
- a CDS encoding peptidylprolyl isomerase gives MQIAKDKVAEIDYILRVEGEIVDRSEDGEPLTYLHGHGNIIPGLENALEGKSAGDQVKVTVSPEEGYGVYDEENTDLLDLADFDDDVEVGATYFGETDDGQLVPFTVLGLNDGKVEVDYNHMLAGETLDFEVTVRDVRDATPEELEHGHAHLGGMEEDDEISED, from the coding sequence ATGCAAATTGCCAAAGATAAAGTGGCCGAAATCGATTACATTCTGCGCGTGGAGGGTGAAATCGTTGACCGCAGCGAAGACGGCGAACCGCTGACCTACCTGCACGGCCACGGCAACATCATTCCGGGCCTGGAAAACGCCCTGGAAGGCAAAAGCGCCGGCGACCAGGTCAAGGTGACCGTCTCCCCCGAAGAAGGCTACGGCGTCTACGACGAAGAAAACACCGACCTGCTGGACCTGGCCGATTTTGATGACGACGTGGAAGTCGGCGCCACCTACTTCGGCGAAACCGACGACGGCCAGCTGGTGCCCTTTACCGTGCTGGGCCTGAACGACGGCAAGGTCGAAGTGGACTACAACCACATGCTGGCCGGCGAAACCCTGGACTTTGAAGTGACGGTGCGCGACGTGCGCGACGCCACCCCCGAAGAGCTGGAACACGGCCACGCCCACTTGGGCGGCATGGAAGAGGACGACGAAATCAGCGAGGACTGA
- the hflX gene encoding GTPase HflX gives MTKVHGNTSGLKKAQLKSLENLYRRRIEPGRVGSPELARNLAELSADVRREVSVLIDRRGRVLSVSVADAKGAQLPETRQGENRLSGYHLLHAHPRGGELSKGDLSTLFMKRLDAVSAIEVEGDGRPGRVHTAHLTPPGSSIEEEDWRILPPVPSYQIDEFDLGAQVSALEEEIARATRTREAAKDSEQAILVQIDTGEVDAEERLEELGELARTAGATVVWRELVFRRNLKAGTLVGAGKLEELTSRAYHLDADLLIFGQELGPAQAREIEAATGLKVIDRTQLILDIFAQHAQGQESRLQVELAQLRYMKPRLLGAGAQLSRIGASGGSAASGAIGTRGPGETKLELDRRRINDRISFLEAQLREVAVRREERRKSRARNDVPVVGIVGYTNAGKSTLLNALTHAAEEPRRVLAENKLFATLRPTSRQGYLDGVGQVVLTDTVGFIRDLPADLSRAFRATLEEIGDSDVLVHVLDASSDAAELHFEAVMRILDDLDLADLPAVVALNKADRARPAELARLQERLEQAGAQTVVISAAKRQGLDDLRSAVAAVLNRRGYLQPGYSTAAAPSLL, from the coding sequence ATTACCAAGGTTCATGGAAACACCTCGGGCCTGAAAAAAGCCCAGCTGAAATCACTGGAAAATCTTTACCGCCGCCGCATCGAGCCTGGCCGCGTCGGCTCGCCTGAACTGGCCCGCAACCTGGCCGAACTGTCGGCCGATGTGCGCCGCGAGGTCAGCGTGCTGATTGACCGGCGTGGACGTGTCCTCAGCGTCAGCGTGGCCGACGCCAAGGGCGCCCAGCTGCCCGAAACCCGCCAGGGCGAGAACCGTCTGTCGGGCTATCATCTGCTGCACGCCCATCCGCGCGGCGGCGAACTGAGTAAGGGCGACCTCTCGACCCTGTTCATGAAGCGGCTGGACGCTGTCAGCGCCATTGAGGTCGAGGGCGACGGCCGGCCTGGGCGGGTGCATACCGCGCACCTGACCCCGCCTGGCAGCTCTATCGAGGAAGAGGACTGGCGCATCTTGCCGCCAGTGCCCAGCTACCAGATTGACGAGTTCGATCTGGGCGCGCAGGTCTCGGCGCTGGAAGAGGAAATTGCCCGCGCTACCCGCACCCGCGAGGCCGCCAAAGACAGCGAACAGGCCATTCTGGTGCAGATCGACACCGGCGAGGTGGATGCCGAGGAACGCCTGGAAGAGCTGGGCGAGCTGGCCCGCACCGCCGGGGCCACCGTGGTGTGGCGTGAGCTGGTGTTCCGCCGCAACCTCAAGGCCGGAACACTGGTGGGGGCCGGCAAGCTGGAAGAGCTGACCTCGCGCGCCTACCACCTGGACGCCGACCTGCTGATTTTCGGCCAGGAACTGGGCCCGGCCCAGGCCCGTGAAATTGAGGCAGCCACCGGCCTCAAGGTCATTGACCGCACCCAGCTGATTCTGGACATCTTCGCTCAGCATGCACAGGGCCAGGAATCGCGCCTGCAGGTGGAACTGGCGCAGCTGCGCTACATGAAACCACGGCTGCTGGGCGCTGGCGCGCAACTTTCGCGTATCGGAGCGTCGGGCGGCAGTGCGGCCAGCGGCGCCATCGGCACCCGTGGCCCCGGTGAAACCAAGCTGGAGCTGGACCGCCGCCGCATCAACGACCGGATTTCCTTTCTGGAAGCGCAGCTGCGCGAGGTGGCGGTGCGCCGCGAGGAACGCCGCAAGAGCCGCGCCCGCAACGACGTGCCGGTAGTAGGTATCGTGGGCTACACCAACGCCGGCAAGTCCACCCTGCTGAACGCCCTGACCCACGCCGCCGAGGAACCCCGGCGTGTGCTGGCCGAGAACAAGCTGTTCGCCACGCTGCGCCCGACCAGCCGCCAGGGTTACCTGGACGGCGTGGGCCAGGTGGTGCTGACCGACACCGTGGGCTTTATCCGCGACCTGCCGGCCGACCTGAGCCGCGCCTTTCGGGCCACCCTGGAAGAAATCGGCGACTCCGACGTGCTGGTGCATGTGCTGGATGCCAGCAGCGACGCTGCCGAGCTGCACTTTGAAGCTGTGATGCGCATTCTGGACGACCTGGACCTGGCCGATCTGCCGGCCGTGGTCGCGCTGAACAAGGCCGACCGGGCTCGCCCCGCCGAGCTGGCCCGGCTGCAGGAACGGTTGGAACAGGCCGGCGCGCAGACCGTGGTGATCAGCGCCGCCAAGCGTCAGGGCCTGGACGACCTGCGCAGCGCGGTGGCGGCCGTGCTGAACCGGCGTGGCTACCTGCAACCCGGCTACAGCACTGCCGCTGCACCCAGCCTGCTCTGA
- a CDS encoding bifunctional 3-deoxy-7-phosphoheptulonate synthase/chorismate mutase, whose amino-acid sequence MTDLTPQSPQPEDTLQELRDQVDQLNNQLLDLLSHRGELVAEIGRIKSSEGGTKFYDPKREEDQLRLVRQANKGPFTDAAVSAMFKEIFKASLALEEHREQRKLLVSRKKHPEDTVLTIGDVKIGGQEAPVLIAGPCAIESEQQMDRTAQLVAELGGKILRGGAYKPRTSPYGFQGMGVEGLKLGRQIADRYGLQFMTEVMDTRDVEVVSEYADILQIGARNMHNFSLLREVGATRRPALLKRGLSATIEEWLYAAEYILSGGNEDVIMCERGIRTFEKWTRNTLDLSAVALVKQESHLPVVVDVTHAAGRRDLLLPLAKAALAVGADGIHVEVHPQPATAMSDNEQQLDFDQFRQFVADLKI is encoded by the coding sequence ATGACCGACCTGACTCCCCAAAGCCCGCAGCCCGAAGACACCCTGCAAGAACTGCGCGATCAGGTGGACCAGCTGAACAATCAGCTGCTTGATTTGCTCTCGCACCGCGGTGAACTGGTCGCCGAGATCGGCCGGATCAAGTCCAGCGAGGGTGGCACCAAGTTTTACGACCCCAAGCGCGAGGAAGATCAGCTGCGGCTGGTGCGCCAGGCCAACAAGGGCCCCTTTACCGACGCCGCCGTCAGCGCCATGTTCAAGGAGATTTTCAAGGCCAGCCTGGCCCTGGAAGAACACCGCGAACAGCGCAAGTTGCTGGTCAGCCGCAAGAAGCACCCCGAAGACACCGTGCTGACCATCGGCGACGTGAAAATCGGCGGGCAGGAGGCCCCGGTGCTGATTGCCGGGCCCTGCGCCATCGAATCCGAGCAGCAGATGGACCGCACGGCGCAGCTGGTGGCCGAACTGGGCGGCAAGATTCTGCGCGGCGGGGCCTACAAGCCGCGCACCAGCCCCTACGGCTTTCAGGGCATGGGCGTAGAAGGCCTAAAGCTGGGCCGGCAGATTGCCGACCGCTACGGCCTGCAGTTCATGACCGAGGTGATGGACACCCGCGACGTGGAAGTGGTCAGTGAGTACGCCGACATCCTGCAAATCGGCGCCCGCAACATGCACAACTTCAGCCTGCTGCGCGAGGTGGGCGCCACCCGCCGGCCGGCCCTGCTCAAGCGCGGCCTGAGCGCCACCATCGAAGAATGGCTCTACGCCGCCGAGTACATCCTCTCGGGCGGCAATGAGGATGTGATCATGTGTGAACGCGGCATCCGCACCTTCGAGAAGTGGACCCGCAACACCCTGGACCTGAGCGCCGTGGCGTTGGTCAAGCAGGAAAGCCACCTGCCGGTGGTGGTGGACGTGACCCACGCCGCTGGCCGCCGCGACCTGCTGCTGCCGCTGGCCAAGGCTGCGCTGGCCGTGGGCGCCGACGGTATCCACGTGGAGGTGCACCCGCAGCCTGCCACCGCCATGAGCGACAACGAACAGCAGCTGGATTTCGATCAGTTCCGGCAGTTCGTGGCCGACCTGAAGATCTGA
- the glp gene encoding gephyrin-like molybdotransferase Glp translates to MTHASSDFARFVSLEEAQAAVRSALPQPATEWVAPEAAFGRRLAQALPAQVAHPSATESSLDGIAAREADTLAAAAGSPVTLQVVGESRAGEPYAGEVNAGECVRIYTGAPLPPGTDAICPVEQLEFASDGGSVRLLTPARPQDVRHFGDDFAPGDELLPAGARLTPARVALAVAGGHDRLPVLRRWRVALLSTGDEVRAPGTALKPGEVYDSNRYGLHGLLLECGAEVLDLGHAPDDVDELAARLSAVGGADLLLTSGGVSMGRYDFMRDLLIERGEVTFWKIRLRPGGPTLLGRWNGLSVLGLPGNPVSSLVVFELLVRPALTGQGLRVTRLRAGAPFGTAGQKTAFWRGELRGSEVVPYPKQSSGVLRSLSDARVLVRVGPGQPVAAGDEVEVLWLD, encoded by the coding sequence ATGACCCATGCTTCATCTGATTTTGCCCGCTTCGTCTCTCTGGAAGAGGCTCAGGCTGCCGTGCGCTCGGCCCTCCCACAGCCGGCAACCGAGTGGGTGGCCCCTGAGGCGGCGTTCGGCCGCCGGCTGGCGCAGGCGCTACCGGCGCAGGTGGCCCACCCCAGCGCCACCGAAAGCTCGCTGGACGGCATCGCCGCCCGCGAGGCCGACACCCTGGCCGCCGCTGCCGGCAGCCCGGTCACGCTGCAGGTGGTGGGCGAGAGCCGCGCCGGTGAGCCTTACGCAGGCGAGGTAAATGCCGGCGAGTGTGTGCGTATCTACACCGGCGCACCGCTGCCACCCGGCACCGATGCCATCTGCCCGGTTGAGCAGCTGGAATTCGCGTCTGATGGAGGCAGCGTGCGTCTGCTGACCCCGGCCCGCCCGCAGGACGTGCGGCACTTCGGGGACGATTTCGCCCCCGGCGATGAGCTGCTGCCGGCCGGGGCCCGCCTGACGCCGGCGCGGGTGGCGCTGGCGGTGGCAGGCGGACATGACCGGCTGCCGGTGCTGCGGCGCTGGCGGGTGGCGCTGCTCAGCACCGGTGACGAGGTGCGCGCGCCTGGCACAGCCCTCAAGCCCGGCGAAGTGTACGACTCGAACCGCTACGGGCTGCACGGCCTGCTGCTGGAATGCGGCGCCGAGGTGCTGGACCTGGGCCACGCTCCCGACGATGTGGATGAGCTGGCCGCCCGGCTGAGCGCGGTGGGCGGCGCCGACTTGCTGCTGACCAGCGGCGGCGTCAGCATGGGCCGCTACGACTTTATGCGCGATTTGCTGATAGAACGCGGCGAGGTCACCTTCTGGAAAATCCGGCTGCGGCCCGGCGGCCCCACGCTGCTGGGGCGCTGGAACGGCCTGAGCGTGCTGGGGCTGCCGGGCAATCCGGTGAGCAGCCTGGTGGTCTTTGAGCTGCTGGTGCGCCCGGCGCTGACCGGCCAGGGCCTGCGCGTCACCCGGCTGCGGGCCGGAGCACCTTTCGGGACAGCGGGGCAGAAGACCGCCTTCTGGCGCGGCGAGCTGCGCGGCAGCGAGGTGGTGCCTTACCCCAAGCAGAGCAGCGGGGTGCTGCGTTCGCTGAGTGACGCGCGGGTGCTGGTGCGGGTCGGTCCGGGGCAGCCGGTGGCCGCCGGTGATGAGGTCGAGGTGCTGTGGCTGGACTAG
- a CDS encoding 2'-5' RNA ligase family protein, giving the protein MSFSPPPEFAAEGLPLVPQPGPAAAQTANSGITDGAYSLVAWPPPKLDAWLRRMQIKLDVSGFGVPHINIRAPFQTELSRSELIAQFRDVLEGAGSFEVTLKGFKRYKSVIFLECEASARLLYLHLMALSVGPSTRGPYDGEAYAPHLTVALGVLPWAEDELWAQVEAMELPVTRFRVSVLSLTIEEKGEVIELHTFPLTDPEEETAPAQPEG; this is encoded by the coding sequence GTGTCTTTTTCTCCCCCGCCCGAATTCGCTGCCGAAGGTCTGCCGCTGGTGCCTCAGCCCGGCCCAGCTGCCGCACAGACCGCCAACTCGGGCATCACCGACGGAGCCTACAGCCTGGTGGCCTGGCCCCCGCCCAAACTGGACGCCTGGCTGCGCCGCATGCAGATCAAGCTGGATGTCAGCGGCTTTGGCGTGCCGCACATCAATATCCGCGCGCCTTTTCAGACCGAGCTGAGCCGATCTGAGCTGATCGCCCAGTTCCGCGACGTGCTAGAAGGCGCCGGGTCGTTCGAGGTGACACTCAAGGGCTTCAAGCGCTACAAGAGCGTCATCTTTCTGGAGTGCGAGGCCAGCGCCCGGCTGCTGTATCTGCATCTGATGGCGCTCAGCGTGGGTCCCTCCACCCGTGGCCCTTACGACGGCGAAGCCTACGCTCCACACCTGACGGTGGCGCTGGGGGTACTGCCCTGGGCCGAGGACGAGCTCTGGGCACAGGTGGAGGCGATGGAGCTGCCGGTCACCCGCTTCCGGGTCTCGGTCCTGAGCCTGACCATCGAGGAAAAGGGCGAGGTGATTGAGCTGCACACCTTTCCGCTGACCGACCCCGAGGAAGAAACGGCCCCGGCCCAGCCCGAAGGCTGA
- a CDS encoding helix-turn-helix transcriptional regulator, with product MPAGAKPAERTSDRLLALLKQQGAQCAGQLSERLGLTEQGVRRHLSRLTADGLIEARTERPLGRGRPQQVYLLTEQGEARFPKSYPSLCVDILSHLQVEYGAEAVERVMNSRARTAIQKLRADWDPGLTLEQRLEQLTQQFQNAGYGSVKADEGDAYTLTHCNCPHLAVAREFNEVCLAEQVMIADALETEVTCESRASSGGCQCRYRISKSGPAEAASRPDSATTAGRPERF from the coding sequence ATGCCTGCCGGAGCCAAACCGGCCGAGCGCACCAGTGACCGCCTGCTGGCCCTGCTCAAGCAGCAGGGCGCGCAGTGCGCCGGGCAACTCAGCGAACGCCTGGGTCTGACCGAACAGGGGGTTCGCCGGCACCTCAGCCGCCTGACGGCCGACGGCCTGATTGAAGCCCGCACCGAGCGGCCACTAGGCCGGGGCCGCCCGCAGCAGGTTTATCTGCTGACCGAACAGGGCGAAGCCCGCTTTCCCAAAAGCTACCCCTCGCTGTGCGTGGATATCCTCAGTCACCTGCAGGTGGAGTACGGCGCCGAGGCGGTCGAGCGGGTCATGAACTCGCGGGCGCGCACCGCCATCCAAAAGCTGCGGGCCGACTGGGACCCTGGACTGACGCTGGAGCAGCGGCTGGAACAGCTGACCCAGCAGTTTCAGAACGCCGGCTACGGCTCGGTCAAGGCCGACGAGGGCGACGCCTATACCCTGACGCACTGCAACTGCCCACACCTGGCGGTGGCGCGCGAATTCAACGAAGTGTGTCTGGCCGAGCAGGTCATGATCGCCGATGCCCTGGAAACCGAAGTGACCTGCGAGAGCCGCGCTTCCAGCGGAGGCTGCCAGTGCCGCTACCGCATCAGCAAAAGCGGCCCCGCTGAGGCAGCTTCCCGCCCGGATTCGGCCACCACGGCCGGCCGCCCCGAACGTTTCTGA
- a CDS encoding Mrp/NBP35 family ATP-binding protein, whose translation MQEAVMAALSAVNDPELHQDLVSLGMIERVVVEGGVAAIKVQLTTPACPLKATIENDVRRAVLQVPGIEEVQVTFGAQVRAPQQPPLPGVKHVLLVGSGKGGVGKSNVAVNVAAALAQDGARVGLLDADVYGPSVAHMLGQGEARITANEQRQMMPIEAHGVRFISMANLTRAGQALVWRGPMLHSAIQQFLKDADWGKLDYLIIDLPPGTGDVQLSITQSVKVTGALIVTTPQDVALLDASRAVDMFRKASVPVLGVVENMSYFVAPDTGHTYDIFGRGGAHKLGGLTVLGEVPLDPEVRQDADRGVPAVVAHPRSAAAQALREVARSLAGQISVETLSDFSADNLEPLPVL comes from the coding sequence ATGCAAGAAGCAGTCATGGCCGCTCTATCGGCCGTTAACGATCCCGAGCTGCACCAGGACCTGGTCAGCCTCGGCATGATCGAACGCGTCGTCGTAGAAGGCGGCGTGGCGGCCATCAAGGTGCAGCTGACCACGCCGGCCTGCCCACTGAAAGCCACCATCGAAAACGATGTCCGCCGCGCCGTGTTGCAGGTGCCGGGCATCGAGGAAGTGCAGGTGACTTTCGGCGCGCAGGTGCGGGCGCCGCAGCAGCCCCCGCTGCCGGGGGTCAAGCACGTGCTGCTGGTAGGCAGCGGCAAGGGCGGCGTGGGCAAGAGCAACGTGGCGGTGAATGTCGCAGCGGCGCTGGCGCAGGACGGCGCCCGCGTGGGTCTGCTGGACGCCGACGTGTACGGCCCCAGCGTGGCGCACATGCTGGGCCAGGGCGAGGCGCGCATCACCGCCAACGAACAGCGCCAGATGATGCCCATTGAGGCACACGGGGTGCGGTTCATTTCGATGGCGAACCTGACCCGCGCCGGACAGGCGCTGGTGTGGCGCGGCCCGATGCTGCACAGCGCCATTCAGCAGTTTCTGAAAGATGCCGACTGGGGCAAGTTGGACTACCTGATTATTGACCTGCCGCCGGGCACCGGCGACGTGCAGCTGTCCATCACCCAGTCGGTGAAGGTGACCGGCGCCCTGATCGTGACCACCCCGCAGGACGTGGCCCTGTTGGACGCCAGCCGCGCGGTGGACATGTTCCGCAAAGCCAGCGTGCCGGTGCTGGGCGTGGTCGAGAACATGAGCTATTTCGTGGCCCCCGACACCGGCCACACCTACGACATCTTTGGCCGGGGCGGAGCCCACAAGCTGGGCGGCCTGACGGTGCTGGGCGAAGTGCCGCTGGACCCCGAAGTGCGCCAGGACGCCGACCGGGGCGTGCCGGCCGTGGTGGCTCACCCACGCTCGGCTGCTGCGCAGGCTCTGCGTGAGGTGGCCCGCAGTCTGGCCGGCCAGATCAGCGTGGAAACCCTGAGTGATTTCTCGGCGGACAACCTCGAGCCGCTCCCGGTGCTCTAA
- the pdxT gene encoding pyridoxal 5'-phosphate synthase glutaminase subunit PdxT, with translation MCPLHQSAEKEACHRLAAGPLYSPAPSAYGRQLTPLSIGDALGQFHAAGGALWGTCAGAILLARDIAGDSDVPGLPPALGMLDIAVQRNAYGRQVDSFTAPLEVQGLETPFEAFFIRAPVITRVGEAAEVLAEYRGQPVLVRQGRLLASTFHPELSGDDRLHRLFLDLLTKQD, from the coding sequence TTGTGCCCACTCCATCAGAGCGCTGAAAAAGAGGCTTGTCACCGCCTGGCAGCGGGTCCGCTATATTCACCTGCCCCGTCAGCTTATGGACGCCAACTTACGCCGCTATCAATAGGCGACGCTCTGGGGCAGTTCCATGCGGCTGGTGGCGCCCTGTGGGGCACCTGCGCCGGGGCCATCCTGCTGGCCCGCGACATTGCCGGCGATTCGGACGTGCCGGGGCTGCCGCCGGCGCTGGGCATGCTGGATATCGCGGTGCAGCGCAATGCTTACGGCCGGCAGGTGGATTCCTTCACGGCCCCGCTGGAGGTCCAGGGCCTGGAAACTCCGTTCGAAGCCTTCTTTATCCGGGCACCCGTTATCACGCGGGTGGGAGAGGCGGCCGAGGTGCTGGCCGAATACCGGGGTCAGCCGGTGTTGGTCCGGCAGGGCCGGCTGCTGGCCAGCACCTTTCACCCCGAGCTGAGCGGAGATGACCGGCTGCATAGGCTGTTTCTGGACCTGCTGACGAAACAGGACTAA